The following proteins are co-located in the Brevibacillus laterosporus DSM 25 genome:
- a CDS encoding 3'-5' exonuclease — MGDDCILTAVGDKKQRVMGWAGALEKVFELYTNDFAANSETMLVNHRSAPQLVTLQKPVIEELIGTSLDIKPNDKWSGDEGVSEVWQFLHEEHEAVVVSKKIKNLMEQNKIKCNDICILTRKLPAEYTNKIISTLKNLNIEARVEELYQTLLKEDLVLIYQSIFRLASDVKSPDEWTFLIGILRRLKGYSTRTPDTLLIDLENHFNKYLESFRQKLSTISSKEDLLDLTYGILQYFDPDLLQGLYRQYNKGYLELLTGQFIELVWKEFSQCNNWFLSIERFKGIHSIPIMTIHKSKGLEYNTVFLIGLEDSAFFGNSDEELCTFFVAISRAIERLYITTCINRGAEKNSTSKIKSFYDLWKSANVGKSISFTNFDEKYQGYFREPK; from the coding sequence ATGGGAGATGACTGTATACTAACAGCTGTTGGTGATAAAAAACAACGTGTAATGGGGTGGGCAGGAGCTCTTGAGAAAGTTTTTGAATTATATACGAATGATTTTGCGGCAAACAGTGAAACAATGTTAGTCAATCATAGATCCGCTCCGCAACTTGTTACGTTGCAAAAGCCTGTCATTGAGGAATTAATAGGTACTTCTCTTGACATAAAGCCAAACGATAAATGGTCAGGGGATGAAGGGGTATCCGAAGTATGGCAATTTCTTCACGAGGAGCACGAAGCTGTAGTTGTCAGTAAAAAAATAAAAAATTTAATGGAGCAGAATAAAATAAAATGCAACGATATATGCATTTTGACTAGAAAACTACCTGCAGAGTACACCAATAAAATTATCTCTACATTAAAAAATCTAAACATTGAAGCTCGTGTAGAAGAGCTGTATCAAACTTTGTTAAAAGAAGATCTTGTTCTTATTTACCAAAGTATATTTCGACTTGCATCAGATGTAAAATCGCCTGATGAGTGGACCTTCTTAATCGGAATATTAAGGAGATTAAAGGGCTATTCAACAAGGACACCAGACACATTATTAATCGATCTCGAAAATCACTTTAACAAATATCTCGAGTCTTTTCGGCAAAAACTTAGTACTATTTCATCGAAAGAAGACCTATTAGATCTAACTTATGGAATATTGCAGTATTTTGATCCAGATCTTCTTCAGGGACTGTATAGACAATACAATAAAGGTTACTTGGAATTATTAACTGGACAATTTATAGAATTGGTATGGAAGGAATTTTCACAATGTAATAATTGGTTTCTCTCCATTGAAAGATTTAAAGGTATTCATTCAATACCTATCATGACAATTCACAAAAGTAAAGGGTTAGAATATAATACTGTATTTCTCATCGGGCTGGAAGATTCCGCTTTTTTTGGTAATTCAGACGAGGAATTGTGTACTTTTTTTGTTGCCATTTCGAGAGCAATCGAGCGGTTATATATTACTACCTGTATAAACAGAGGGGCTGAGAAGAATTCTACAAGTAAGATAAAATCATTTTACGATTTATGGAAGTCAGCAAATGTAGGAAAAAGCATTTCGTTCACAAACTTCGATGAGAAGTATCAAGGGTATTTTAGGGAACCAAAATAG